The following is a genomic window from Syntrophobacterales bacterium.
GTGCGCGCCGGATAGGATGGAAAGTCCTATAAGATCAACCCCTTCCTGAATTGCCGCGCTCACGATCTGTTCCGGCGTCTGCCGGATGCCGGTGTAAATTACCTCCATTCCCGCATCCCTAAGCGCCCGGGCAATGACCTTGGCGCCCCGGTCATGGCCGTCCAGTCCGGGCTTGGCGATGAGCACTCTGATCGTCCGTGCCATATATTTTCCCCTTTCCAAAAACAGTTTTATGATGGGTGCTTAACTTCCCGGATGCGAATTGAGCGCGTCCCGTCAGTTTTATGAACATTAAGCTTCTCCCGCATTCTCAGAAGATGTTACTGCTGAGTATATTCCCCGAAGACCTCCCGGAGCGTGTCCGAGATTTCGCCGAGGGTGGCATAGGCCTTGACGGCATTCAGAATCAGCGGGATTACATTATCCTCGCCCTGCGCGGCTTTTTTCAGGGCGGCCAGGGTTTCTGCAACTTTTGCGTTGTCGCGCTCCGCCTTTACCCGGGCCAGTTTCTGCTTCTGGTATTCCTCCACTTCCGGTTTGATGCGCAGGACGTCCCGCAGGGGAACCTCTTCGGTCTGATACTGGTTGATGCCGACGATGATCTGGTTTTTGGCTTCAATATCCTTCTGGTACTGATAGGCGGCATCCGCGATTTCCTTCTGAATGTAGCCGGCGGCGATCGCCTTGATCGCCCCGCCCATCTCGTCGATTTTCCTTATATATTCCAATGATTTTCGTTCGATTTCATTGGTGAGAGCCTCAACGGCGTACGAGCCGCCCAAGGGGTCGGTCATGTCGGCAACGCCGCTTTCATGGGCGATGATCTGCTGGGTTCTCAAGGCGATTTTGACGGAGCCCTCGGTCGGCAGCGCGTACGCCTCGTCGCGGGAATTGGTATGCAGCGACTGGGTGCCGCCGAGAACCGCGGCCATCGCCTGCAGGGCGACGCGGACGACGTTGTTTTCAAACTGTTGCGCGGTGAGCGTGCAGCCTGCCGTCTGGGTGTGAAACCGCAGCATGCAGGAGGAGTCCTTTTGCGCGTGGAAGCGCTCCTTCATGATCTTTGCCCAGAGGCGGCGGGCGGCCCGGAACTTCGCCACCTCTTCGAGGAAATTGTTGTGACAGCAGAAGAAAAAGGCGATCCGGGAGGCGATCGAATCGACATCGAGCCCCACCTTCATGGCCGCCTCCAGATAGGCGATGCCGTCGGCGAGCGTGAAGGCCACCTCCTGAACGGCGGTGCATCCCGCCTCCCGCATGTGGTAGCCGCTGACGCTGATCGAGTTCCATTTGGGGATATTGCTCTTGCAGAAGGCAAAGATGTCGGTCACGACCCGCATCGATTCCTGGGGAGGAAAGATGTAGGTGCCCCGCGCCGAATATTCCTTCAGAACGTCGTTTTGAATGGTCCCCTGGAGCAGTTCGCTTTTCACTCCCTGTTTTTCGGCAACCGCGATATACATGGCAAGCAGGATCGCGGCTGTGGAGTTGATGGTCATCGAGGTGGAAACCTTGTCCATCGGGATGCCGTCGAAGAGTATTTCCATGTCCTTCAGCGTGTCGATCGCCACCCCGACCTTGCCGACCTCGCCATCGGCAAGGGGATGATCGGAATCGTAACCGATCTGCGTCGGCAAATCGAAGGCGACGCTCAGCCCCGTCTGTCCCTGGGCGAGCAGGTATTTGTAACGCTGGTTGGTCTCTTCGGCGGTGGCAAAACCTGCGTACTGCCTCATCGTCCAGAAACGCCCTCGGTACATAGTCGGCTGCACCCCGCGGGTAAAAGGAAACTCCCCCGGAAAGCCAATATCCGGCAGGTAATCAGCGTCGCCGGTATCCAGCGGGGTGAAGATATTTTTCAGTTCGATATGGGATGTGGTGGCAAACGACGGGCGCCGTTCGGGCGATTTGGAGACGGCCTTTTGCAGGGTCGTTTTCTGCCAGCGTTCCAGTTCCTCGGGGGTAAGATTCGGCATAGATTACTCCTTTGTTTGTATTATTAGCCAGGTTCATTATTAGCAAGGCATCGTTGGCAATGAGAAAAATTCTCGGATCAGCAGCGGTGGCGAAAAGCAAACGATGCCGGAAGGCTTCGGCTTCTTAACACATTTCAGGATAATTACAATCGGAAAATAGTGGTGAAACATTCATTACGCCACGCCTTGAATTAATTGGAGGGACGCTTTATCGCGTTCGGGGCATCCGGCGTGCAGCCTGATTTTTTCCGGAGAAATTGATTGACACGCAGGCGGCCTTTACCTATAACCCCACGTAAAATATGAACGAAAAATAAGCCGCCATCCAAGGAGAGTGACCATGCCGAAAAGAAGCGACATCAATAAAGTTTTGATCATTGGGTCAGGTCCGATTGTCATCGGTCAGGCCTGTGAATTCGATTACTCGGGAACCCAGGCCTGCAAGGCGCTGCGCAAGCTGGGGTACAAGATTGTGCTGGTCAATTCCAATCCGGCGACCATCATGACCGATCCCGGCATGGCCGACGTCACCTACATCGAGCCGCTCAACCTGCAGTCGCTTACGGAAATTATTGAAAATGAACGCCCCGATGCGGTGCTTCCCAATCTGGGCGGGCAAACCGGCCTCAATTTGACTTCTGAGCTCTATAAGGCCGGGGTGCTGGAAAAATACGGCGTCCAGGTGATCGGCGTGCAGGTGGAAGCGATCGAACG
Proteins encoded in this region:
- a CDS encoding methylmalonyl-CoA mutase family protein — encoded protein: MPNLTPEELERWQKTTLQKAVSKSPERRPSFATTSHIELKNIFTPLDTGDADYLPDIGFPGEFPFTRGVQPTMYRGRFWTMRQYAGFATAEETNQRYKYLLAQGQTGLSVAFDLPTQIGYDSDHPLADGEVGKVGVAIDTLKDMEILFDGIPMDKVSTSMTINSTAAILLAMYIAVAEKQGVKSELLQGTIQNDVLKEYSARGTYIFPPQESMRVVTDIFAFCKSNIPKWNSISVSGYHMREAGCTAVQEVAFTLADGIAYLEAAMKVGLDVDSIASRIAFFFCCHNNFLEEVAKFRAARRLWAKIMKERFHAQKDSSCMLRFHTQTAGCTLTAQQFENNVVRVALQAMAAVLGGTQSLHTNSRDEAYALPTEGSVKIALRTQQIIAHESGVADMTDPLGGSYAVEALTNEIERKSLEYIRKIDEMGGAIKAIAAGYIQKEIADAAYQYQKDIEAKNQIIVGINQYQTEEVPLRDVLRIKPEVEEYQKQKLARVKAERDNAKVAETLAALKKAAQGEDNVIPLILNAVKAYATLGEISDTLREVFGEYTQQ
- a CDS encoding cobalamin B12-binding domain-containing protein, yielding MARTIRVLIAKPGLDGHDRGAKVIARALRDAGMEVIYTGIRQTPEQIVSAAIQEGVDLIGLSILSGAHNRLFPKVVNLLREKGAGDILVFGGGIIPVDDIPGLKAAGIKEIFLPGASTEDIIQYIREILPAA